A genomic segment from Triticum dicoccoides isolate Atlit2015 ecotype Zavitan chromosome 1A, WEW_v2.0, whole genome shotgun sequence encodes:
- the LOC119360630 gene encoding uncharacterized protein LOC119360630 isoform X1 codes for MASTEEQVFLESRNLSYDGAHHPDACTDWDYPEDPGDRRNGVEVAELHDQLARMSTSDSDPCEVARRALDLMFPREEDSDDCWSTWSAREKGSDDDDEQGGDEGDGSTQESSDYEDDGRNCQVILAETNCPGKLYPESQAEAIDDKWVHRYSQQLTEHEKLCREIMALRDDEDDDDEEEEEKDDDAPCPVYPMRVFPDATGACVLGLKCHHRIYRTHDTSTTPSTLGKRTPSYMLQLFCMRLSSFEPLYPISVYGIFAIRDYLDKRRNYVFNRPRDDAVTIEKKGSFVIPLCSPCRGMYLLDKALVEVDLWVKKEGDESDDKQLLSAYAEIDVRTEADLMLYERISGDNCNLDLKYIVLSESVEAVIQVYAKVSHPHHVLFTAFSTEYDNYPLRGVVLFDDKLFGEEKLFKHVVAVKANEELHIFLEVNGSVFKWTFQDEHVGAVVSPDDSILDYGQFFVRVLFAPKDYRGSSASTF; via the exons ATGGCATCGACGGAGGAGCAAGTCTTCCTTGAATCGAGGAACCTGTCATATGACGGCGCCCACCACCCCGACGCCTGCACCGACTGGGATTACCCGGAAGACCCAGGCGACCGGCGGAACGGGGTGGAGGTTGCCGAGCTCCATGACCAGCTGGCGCGCATGAGCACCT CAGATTCAGATCCATGTGAAGTCGCCAGGCGTGCCTTGGACCTCATGTTCCCGCGGGAGGAGGACAGCGATGACTGCTGGAGCACCTGGAGCGCACGGGAGAAGGGCAGTGATGACGACGATGAACAAG GAGGGGATGAAGGCGATGGTAGCACACAGGAGAGCAGCGATTATGAAGACGACGGCCGCAATTGCCAAGTGATCCTAGCCGAGACAAACTGTCCAG GAAAGCTCTACCCCGAGAGCCAAGCAGAGGCCATAGATGACAAATGGGTACATAGGTACTCCCAACAGCTTACAGAACACGAGAAGCTGTGCAGGGAGATTATGGCTCtgcgagatgatgaagatgatgatgatgaggaggaggaggagaaggatgaTGATGCTCCTTGCCCCGTCTATCCCATGAGAGTGTTCCCTGACGCAACAGGTGCCTGTGTCCTTGGGCTCAAGTGCCACCATCGTATCTACAGGACCCATGACACTTCCACCA CCCCATCAACTCTTGGAAAGCGCACACCAAGTTATATGCTACAATTATTCTGCATGCGTCTATCAAGCTTTGAACCCTTGTATCCCATTAGTGTGTATGGAATATTTGCCATTCGGGATTACTTGGACAAGCGACGGAACTACGTCTTTAACCGTCCCAGGGATGACGCTGTCACGATTGAAAAGAAG GGTTCCTTTGTCATACCACTTTGTAGCCCTTGTCGAGGAATGTATTTGTTGGATAAGGCTTTAGTAGAAGTTGATCTTTGGGTAAAGAAAGAAGGGGATGAATCAGATGACAAGCAACTACTTTCTGCATATGCTGAGATTGATGTACGGACTGAAGCTGATCTCATGCTTTATGAACGGATTTCTGGTGATAATTGCAATTTGGACTTGAAATATATAGTCCTTTCAGAAAGTGTTGAGGCTGTAATACAAGTATATGCAAAGGTCAGCCATCCTCACCATGTGTTGTTCACTGCTTTTAGCACCGAATATGATAACTATCCTCTTCGTGGGGTTGTGCTGTTTGATGACAAATTATTTGGTGAGGAAAAACTATTCAAGCATGTTGTCGCAGTGAAAGCAAATGAAGAACTGCATATTTTTTTAGAAGTGAACGGTTCAGTGTTCAAGTGGACTTTTCAAGATGAACATGTTGGAGCTGTTGTTTCTCCTGATGACTCAATCTTGGACTATGGACAGTTCTTCGTGAGAGTATTGTTTGCTCCAAAGGATTATAGGGGAAGCTCAGCTTCAACATTCTGA
- the LOC119360630 gene encoding uncharacterized protein LOC119360630 isoform X2 yields MASTEEQVFLESRNLSYDGAHHPDACTDWDYPEDPGDRRNGVEVAELHDQLARMSTYSDPCEVARRALDLMFPREEDSDDCWSTWSAREKGSDDDDEQGGDEGDGSTQESSDYEDDGRNCQVILAETNCPGKLYPESQAEAIDDKWVHRYSQQLTEHEKLCREIMALRDDEDDDDEEEEEKDDDAPCPVYPMRVFPDATGACVLGLKCHHRIYRTHDTSTTPSTLGKRTPSYMLQLFCMRLSSFEPLYPISVYGIFAIRDYLDKRRNYVFNRPRDDAVTIEKKGSFVIPLCSPCRGMYLLDKALVEVDLWVKKEGDESDDKQLLSAYAEIDVRTEADLMLYERISGDNCNLDLKYIVLSESVEAVIQVYAKVSHPHHVLFTAFSTEYDNYPLRGVVLFDDKLFGEEKLFKHVVAVKANEELHIFLEVNGSVFKWTFQDEHVGAVVSPDDSILDYGQFFVRVLFAPKDYRGSSASTF; encoded by the exons ATGGCATCGACGGAGGAGCAAGTCTTCCTTGAATCGAGGAACCTGTCATATGACGGCGCCCACCACCCCGACGCCTGCACCGACTGGGATTACCCGGAAGACCCAGGCGACCGGCGGAACGGGGTGGAGGTTGCCGAGCTCCATGACCAGCTGGCGCGCATGAGCACCT ATTCAGATCCATGTGAAGTCGCCAGGCGTGCCTTGGACCTCATGTTCCCGCGGGAGGAGGACAGCGATGACTGCTGGAGCACCTGGAGCGCACGGGAGAAGGGCAGTGATGACGACGATGAACAAG GAGGGGATGAAGGCGATGGTAGCACACAGGAGAGCAGCGATTATGAAGACGACGGCCGCAATTGCCAAGTGATCCTAGCCGAGACAAACTGTCCAG GAAAGCTCTACCCCGAGAGCCAAGCAGAGGCCATAGATGACAAATGGGTACATAGGTACTCCCAACAGCTTACAGAACACGAGAAGCTGTGCAGGGAGATTATGGCTCtgcgagatgatgaagatgatgatgatgaggaggaggaggagaaggatgaTGATGCTCCTTGCCCCGTCTATCCCATGAGAGTGTTCCCTGACGCAACAGGTGCCTGTGTCCTTGGGCTCAAGTGCCACCATCGTATCTACAGGACCCATGACACTTCCACCA CCCCATCAACTCTTGGAAAGCGCACACCAAGTTATATGCTACAATTATTCTGCATGCGTCTATCAAGCTTTGAACCCTTGTATCCCATTAGTGTGTATGGAATATTTGCCATTCGGGATTACTTGGACAAGCGACGGAACTACGTCTTTAACCGTCCCAGGGATGACGCTGTCACGATTGAAAAGAAG GGTTCCTTTGTCATACCACTTTGTAGCCCTTGTCGAGGAATGTATTTGTTGGATAAGGCTTTAGTAGAAGTTGATCTTTGGGTAAAGAAAGAAGGGGATGAATCAGATGACAAGCAACTACTTTCTGCATATGCTGAGATTGATGTACGGACTGAAGCTGATCTCATGCTTTATGAACGGATTTCTGGTGATAATTGCAATTTGGACTTGAAATATATAGTCCTTTCAGAAAGTGTTGAGGCTGTAATACAAGTATATGCAAAGGTCAGCCATCCTCACCATGTGTTGTTCACTGCTTTTAGCACCGAATATGATAACTATCCTCTTCGTGGGGTTGTGCTGTTTGATGACAAATTATTTGGTGAGGAAAAACTATTCAAGCATGTTGTCGCAGTGAAAGCAAATGAAGAACTGCATATTTTTTTAGAAGTGAACGGTTCAGTGTTCAAGTGGACTTTTCAAGATGAACATGTTGGAGCTGTTGTTTCTCCTGATGACTCAATCTTGGACTATGGACAGTTCTTCGTGAGAGTATTGTTTGCTCCAAAGGATTATAGGGGAAGCTCAGCTTCAACATTCTGA